From a single Arthrobacter sp. SLBN-112 genomic region:
- a CDS encoding peptidoglycan D,D-transpeptidase FtsI family protein, protein MAETTGKAGKSKAPNATKRLRLGLGVMLTLLLVVGGKLFLVQGLDVGGMAEAALNSRMTSAILPAERGSILDSRGTVLANSVIRYNIVVDQRVNTKTEAYKRLEPQADGHDKLVDVSRDQAISELAAALGMDTNAVRDAVTGEQPYYIVAKDVKPDVEDRISKLQVPGIVAEGVSKRVYPNGAVAGGVVGFLQDGTTGLAGIEQTQDDQLKGKDGKRLFEIGADGLRIPVGLDELTPPQNGKDVKLTLNSDLQYFAQQAVQSQADKLSAEWGVIIVMDAKTGNLLALADTNSPDPNNPGLVAAKDRGVRSVTAAYEPGSVEKMMTAAAVIDEGLASPLDKFTIPPTYTVDGQTFSDAFAHGTEERTLAGIIGYSMNTGTVMAGQRLSKEQRYDWLKKFGIGEAPDIGLPATAAGILTPPDQWDGRQQYTVLFGQGVSQSTLQTVRAYQSIANNGVMLQPRLIDSYVSPDGTEEKVPAQPSRQIVSESTAQQVQDILESAVTEGEIKDAGIDGYRVGAKTGTSESPCDDGKSGYCGYTASIVGMAPMDDPRFIVEVVLQRPKGSIYGITNGPVFRSVMSQALRTYNVQPSTGQPARMPQYAK, encoded by the coding sequence GTGGCGGAGACGACCGGCAAGGCAGGAAAAAGCAAGGCACCGAACGCCACCAAGCGCTTGCGCCTGGGACTGGGCGTCATGCTCACGCTCCTGCTGGTGGTGGGCGGGAAGCTCTTCCTGGTCCAGGGGCTCGACGTCGGCGGCATGGCCGAGGCGGCACTGAACAGCCGGATGACCTCGGCGATCCTTCCGGCAGAGCGGGGCAGCATTCTGGACTCCCGCGGCACGGTCCTGGCCAACAGTGTGATCCGCTACAACATCGTGGTTGACCAGCGGGTCAACACGAAAACAGAGGCCTACAAGCGGCTCGAGCCCCAAGCGGACGGCCACGACAAGCTGGTGGATGTCAGCCGCGACCAGGCGATTTCCGAACTTGCCGCCGCGCTGGGCATGGACACCAATGCCGTCCGTGACGCGGTGACAGGGGAACAGCCGTATTACATTGTGGCCAAGGACGTAAAGCCCGATGTCGAGGACCGCATCTCCAAGCTCCAGGTTCCCGGCATCGTCGCGGAGGGCGTCAGCAAACGCGTCTACCCGAACGGTGCCGTGGCCGGCGGAGTTGTCGGCTTCCTCCAGGACGGCACCACCGGCCTGGCCGGCATCGAGCAGACGCAGGACGACCAGCTCAAGGGCAAGGACGGCAAGCGCCTGTTCGAGATCGGCGCCGACGGGCTCCGCATCCCGGTGGGCCTGGACGAGTTGACCCCGCCGCAGAACGGCAAGGACGTCAAGCTCACGCTGAACTCGGATCTTCAGTATTTTGCCCAGCAGGCCGTCCAGAGCCAGGCGGACAAACTCAGCGCCGAATGGGGCGTCATCATCGTGATGGACGCCAAGACCGGGAATCTGCTTGCCCTGGCCGACACCAACTCCCCGGACCCCAACAACCCGGGCCTCGTGGCAGCCAAGGACCGTGGCGTCCGGTCTGTAACCGCAGCTTACGAGCCCGGTTCGGTGGAGAAGATGATGACGGCGGCGGCCGTGATCGATGAAGGACTTGCCAGCCCGCTGGACAAGTTCACCATTCCGCCCACCTACACTGTGGACGGCCAGACCTTCAGCGACGCGTTTGCCCACGGCACGGAGGAACGGACGCTGGCGGGCATCATCGGCTACTCCATGAACACCGGAACGGTCATGGCAGGGCAGCGGCTCAGCAAGGAGCAGCGGTACGACTGGCTGAAGAAGTTCGGCATCGGCGAGGCTCCGGACATCGGACTCCCGGCCACGGCAGCGGGCATCCTCACGCCCCCGGACCAGTGGGACGGACGCCAGCAGTACACCGTCCTGTTCGGGCAGGGCGTTTCCCAGTCCACGCTCCAGACGGTCCGTGCCTACCAGAGCATCGCCAACAACGGTGTCATGCTGCAGCCGCGGCTGATCGATTCTTACGTTTCCCCTGACGGTACCGAGGAAAAGGTCCCGGCCCAGCCGTCGCGGCAAATTGTCTCCGAAAGCACGGCCCAGCAGGTCCAGGACATCCTGGAAAGTGCCGTCACCGAAGGCGAAATCAAGGACGCAGGGATCGACGGGTACCGCGTGGGAGCCAAGACCGGTACATCCGAATCACCCTGCGACGACGGCAAGTCCGGCTACTGCGGGTACACGGCCTCCATCGTGGGAATGGCGCCGATGGATGATCCGCGGTTTATTGTGGAGGTGGTCCTCCAGCGGCCGAAGGGCAGCATCTACGGCATCACCAACGGGCCGGTGTTCCGGTCCGTCATGAGCCAGGCGCTGCGGACCTACAACGTCCAGCCTTCGACCGGCCAGCCGGCCAGAATGCCGCAGTACGCCAAGTAG
- a CDS encoding UDP-N-acetylmuramoyl-L-alanyl-D-glutamate--2,6-diaminopimelate ligase: MSEFTTPGSDTVRDENPGRFRPAAVAAVPLAAVGQAVGVPVPAPASDVEITGISINSRTVEPGDLYVALPGASRHGADFATDAIGAGAAAVLTDDAGARLLALSADTPVPVLVVGNPRNEVGPLSAMIYRSQFADGRPLQLFGVTGTNGKTTTTYFISSLLRALGRQSGLIGTIEILAGGEPIPSLLTTPESPEVHGLLALMHERGLDAAAMEVSSHAISYQRVDGLVFDVAGFTNLTQDHLDLHHTMDGYFATKAELFTPGRARTAVVTVDDEWGQRLAGNSEVPITTLSTSGRTAADWTVSAASPRGLGTDFTLTGPAGAVLNVHTGLPGSFNVANAALATLMVLTSGVGAADLQAALDRADPFSMAVPGRMQLVAEQPAAVVDFAHNTDALARALEAVRSPEPDSRLIVVFGATGQRDQGKRPAMGAIAARLADTVIITDDDPHDEDAAAIRAEVLAGAREAVEKESLHADLLEVFPRDEAIRHAAGLARPQDTILVAGRGHEVWQEVKGVNLALDDRVELRNALTARGFNVLHDDRIES, from the coding sequence TTGTCAGAGTTCACCACGCCCGGCAGCGATACTGTCCGGGACGAAAATCCGGGCCGCTTCCGGCCCGCAGCCGTGGCGGCGGTCCCGCTGGCCGCCGTCGGGCAGGCCGTGGGCGTACCCGTACCCGCTCCAGCCTCCGACGTGGAAATCACTGGCATCTCCATCAACTCACGCACGGTCGAGCCCGGCGACCTGTACGTGGCCCTGCCCGGGGCCAGCAGGCACGGCGCCGACTTCGCCACCGACGCCATCGGGGCTGGGGCTGCAGCAGTCCTCACGGACGACGCCGGTGCGCGCCTGCTCGCCCTGTCCGCGGACACGCCCGTGCCCGTGCTCGTCGTCGGCAATCCGCGCAACGAGGTGGGACCCCTCTCCGCCATGATTTACCGGAGCCAGTTTGCCGACGGCCGTCCGCTGCAGCTTTTCGGCGTCACCGGGACCAACGGGAAAACCACCACCACCTACTTCATCTCCTCGCTGCTGCGTGCGCTGGGGCGGCAGTCCGGCCTGATCGGCACCATCGAGATCCTGGCCGGCGGGGAGCCCATCCCCAGCCTCCTCACCACGCCGGAATCGCCGGAGGTCCACGGGCTCCTCGCGCTCATGCACGAGCGCGGGCTGGATGCCGCGGCCATGGAGGTGTCCTCCCATGCGATCTCGTACCAGCGGGTGGACGGCCTGGTCTTCGACGTCGCAGGGTTCACCAACCTCACCCAGGACCACCTGGACCTGCACCACACGATGGACGGGTACTTCGCCACCAAAGCAGAGCTCTTCACACCGGGCCGCGCCCGCACGGCCGTGGTGACGGTCGACGACGAGTGGGGCCAGCGCTTGGCCGGCAACAGCGAGGTGCCCATCACCACGCTCAGTACCAGCGGCCGGACCGCGGCGGACTGGACAGTCAGCGCTGCCTCGCCACGCGGGCTCGGCACCGACTTCACCCTTACGGGGCCCGCCGGTGCCGTCCTGAACGTCCACACGGGGCTGCCCGGCAGCTTCAACGTTGCCAACGCAGCCCTGGCCACGCTCATGGTCCTCACATCCGGGGTTGGCGCCGCCGACCTGCAGGCCGCCCTGGACCGCGCCGATCCGTTCAGCATGGCCGTGCCGGGGCGGATGCAGCTGGTCGCCGAGCAGCCCGCCGCCGTCGTGGACTTCGCCCACAATACCGACGCCTTGGCACGGGCCCTGGAAGCAGTCCGTTCACCGGAACCGGATTCGCGCCTGATCGTTGTCTTCGGCGCCACGGGACAGCGCGACCAGGGCAAGCGCCCGGCCATGGGAGCCATCGCCGCCCGTCTTGCCGACACTGTGATCATCACCGACGACGACCCGCACGACGAGGACGCAGCAGCCATCCGGGCCGAAGTGCTGGCCGGCGCGCGGGAAGCCGTGGAAAAAGAGTCCCTGCACGCCGACCTGCTGGAGGTCTTCCCGCGGGACGAGGCCATCCGGCACGCGGCGGGCCTGGCGCGGCCGCAGGACACCATCCTGGTGGCCGGCCGCGGCCACGAGGTCTGGCAGGAAGTGAAAGGCGTGAATCTCGCCCTGGACGACAGGGTGGAGCTGCGCAACGCCTTGACAGCCAGGGGATTCAACGTTCTCCATGACGACCGGATAGAGTCCTAG
- the mraY gene encoding phospho-N-acetylmuramoyl-pentapeptide-transferase yields the protein MIALLIGAGLALLFALVGTPLFIRLLVHRGYGQFIRDDGPTSHHTKRGTPTMGGTVVVAAVLLSYGLTHLIMLMMNPDSPGPSASALILLFLMVGMGLVGFLDDFIKISRQRSLGLDAKAKLILQAAVGIIFAVLALNFPNNAGLTPASTKISLVRDLPWLDLAFGGTVLGAILFVIWSNLIVTAATNGVNLTDGLDGLAAGASIMVFGAYTLMGIWQNNQACGSPRETGSGCYLVRDPLDLALLAAILSAALVGFLWWNTSPAKIFMGDTGSLAIGGAVAGFAILSRTELLLGIVGGLFVLITLSVIIQVGYFKATGGKRVFKMAPLQHHFELKGWAEVTVVVRFWILGGLFVAAGLGIFYAEWVVLL from the coding sequence GTGATTGCTCTGCTGATCGGCGCAGGCCTGGCCCTGCTGTTCGCCCTGGTGGGCACGCCCCTTTTCATCCGCCTCCTGGTGCACCGCGGCTATGGCCAGTTCATCCGTGACGACGGCCCCACGTCGCACCACACCAAGCGTGGAACACCCACCATGGGCGGAACTGTGGTCGTGGCCGCCGTCCTGCTGAGCTACGGACTCACGCACCTCATCATGCTGATGATGAACCCTGATTCCCCCGGGCCTTCCGCCTCAGCACTTATCCTGCTGTTCCTCATGGTGGGCATGGGCCTGGTGGGCTTCCTGGACGACTTCATCAAAATCTCGCGGCAGCGAAGCCTTGGCCTCGACGCCAAGGCGAAGCTCATCCTCCAGGCGGCCGTGGGCATCATCTTCGCCGTCCTGGCGTTGAACTTCCCCAACAATGCAGGCCTGACACCCGCGTCAACCAAGATCTCCCTGGTCCGCGACCTGCCATGGCTTGACCTCGCCTTTGGCGGCACAGTCCTCGGCGCAATCCTGTTCGTCATTTGGTCCAACCTGATCGTCACCGCCGCCACCAACGGCGTGAACCTTACGGACGGCCTCGACGGCCTGGCCGCGGGTGCATCCATCATGGTGTTCGGCGCGTATACGCTCATGGGCATATGGCAGAACAACCAAGCCTGCGGCTCGCCCAGGGAAACCGGCAGCGGCTGTTATCTGGTCCGGGATCCCCTGGACCTCGCGCTGCTGGCAGCCATCCTGAGCGCTGCCCTGGTGGGCTTCCTATGGTGGAACACCTCGCCGGCCAAGATCTTCATGGGCGACACCGGGTCACTGGCCATTGGCGGCGCGGTGGCTGGATTCGCCATCCTCTCCCGGACCGAGCTTCTGCTGGGCATTGTGGGCGGCCTCTTCGTGCTCATCACCTTGTCCGTCATCATCCAGGTGGGTTACTTCAAGGCCACCGGCGGAAAGCGCGTCTTCAAGATGGCGCCTCTGCAGCACCACTTCGAGCTGAAGGGGTGGGCCGAAGTGACCGTCGTTGTCCGGTTCTGGATCCTGGGCGGACTCTTCGTCGCCGCGGGCCTTGGCATCTTCTACGCTGAATGGGTTGTACTGCTGTGA
- the mraZ gene encoding division/cell wall cluster transcriptional repressor MraZ — protein sequence MFLGTHSPRLDEKGRIILPAKFREELASGLVLTRGQERCIYVFSEKEFARVHEQMREAPISSKQARDYIRVFLSGASDEVPDKQGRVTIPPALREYAGLGRELAVIGAGTRAEIWDAQAWNEYLAEKETAFSETDDPIPGIL from the coding sequence GTGTTTCTGGGCACTCACTCGCCGCGTCTGGATGAAAAGGGACGGATCATTCTCCCCGCCAAGTTCCGCGAGGAGCTTGCCAGCGGTCTGGTGCTCACAAGGGGCCAGGAACGTTGCATCTACGTCTTCAGTGAGAAGGAATTTGCACGGGTCCACGAGCAGATGCGGGAGGCACCAATCTCCTCCAAGCAGGCGCGTGACTATATCCGCGTATTTCTCTCTGGAGCCTCGGACGAGGTACCTGACAAGCAGGGGCGCGTGACCATTCCACCGGCGCTCCGGGAGTATGCAGGACTCGGAAGGGAACTTGCCGTGATCGGCGCCGGTACCCGCGCCGAGATCTGGGACGCCCAGGCTTGGAATGAATACCTTGCGGAGAAGGAAACAGCCTTTTCCGAAACTGACGATCCCATTCCGGGCATTCTCTGA
- a CDS encoding UDP-N-acetylmuramoyl-tripeptide--D-alanyl-D-alanine ligase, with amino-acid sequence MIAFTAAEIAEITGGRLDADPGITPLSVVTDSREATPGSLYVAKPGEHADGHDFIDAAFASGAVLALVERPVEALEGSAYPSIVVADAVLAMGALAAEAVRRIRAARAAAGEQLTVVGITGSAGKTTTKDLLAGTLATQGNTVAPQGSYNGEVGVPLTVFRADADTRYLVIEMGATGIGHIRYLSEMVKPDIGVVLAVGTAHAGEFGGVENIALAKGEMVEGLSAAGTAIINLDDERVAAMRSRTSANVLGFSADGRQDAQVRALNADTNAGGSPEFDLQLPNGDAPLHVSSRLIGAHHTGNLLAAAAAAWAAGVAGEHIAASLSSQAAASRWRMERTERPDGVTIINDAYNANPESMRAALRTLADLGRGRRTWAVLGAMLELGEDSIREHTAVGTQVVRLNISRLLVVGRDARALYVSAVQEGSWGDECLFAETVDEAHEILDSELQPGDLVLFKSSNSVGLRHLGDRIALPPTPTPADERSTLL; translated from the coding sequence ATGATTGCATTTACTGCGGCGGAAATCGCCGAAATCACCGGCGGGCGCCTGGACGCCGATCCCGGAATTACGCCCCTCTCGGTGGTGACGGATTCACGCGAAGCCACGCCCGGTTCGCTTTACGTCGCAAAGCCGGGCGAGCACGCCGACGGCCACGACTTCATCGACGCCGCCTTTGCCTCCGGAGCTGTCCTGGCCCTTGTCGAGCGCCCGGTCGAAGCCCTGGAGGGCAGTGCCTACCCGTCCATCGTGGTTGCCGATGCCGTCCTGGCAATGGGTGCCCTGGCTGCCGAAGCGGTCCGCCGCATCCGTGCCGCCCGTGCAGCAGCGGGGGAGCAGCTGACCGTCGTGGGCATCACGGGTTCAGCCGGCAAGACCACCACCAAGGACCTGCTGGCCGGGACCCTGGCCACGCAAGGCAACACCGTCGCGCCCCAGGGCTCCTACAACGGTGAGGTTGGCGTGCCGCTGACCGTCTTCCGGGCGGACGCCGACACCCGCTACCTGGTCATTGAGATGGGGGCCACAGGGATCGGCCACATCCGCTACCTCTCAGAGATGGTCAAGCCGGACATCGGGGTGGTCCTTGCAGTGGGCACTGCCCACGCCGGCGAGTTCGGAGGGGTGGAGAACATTGCACTGGCCAAGGGCGAGATGGTTGAAGGCCTTTCCGCCGCCGGCACCGCCATCATCAATCTCGACGACGAACGAGTCGCCGCCATGCGCAGCCGTACCTCGGCCAACGTCCTCGGCTTTTCCGCCGACGGACGCCAGGACGCGCAGGTCCGGGCGCTGAATGCTGACACCAATGCCGGGGGCAGCCCCGAATTCGACCTCCAGCTGCCCAACGGCGATGCACCCCTCCACGTGAGCAGCCGGCTGATCGGAGCACACCACACGGGAAACCTGCTGGCAGCCGCGGCAGCCGCATGGGCTGCCGGAGTCGCGGGAGAGCACATTGCTGCCTCGCTGAGCAGCCAGGCAGCCGCCAGCCGCTGGCGCATGGAACGCACGGAGCGGCCGGACGGCGTCACCATCATCAACGATGCCTACAACGCCAACCCCGAATCGATGCGTGCCGCGCTCCGGACGCTGGCAGATCTCGGCCGGGGCCGCCGCACCTGGGCCGTCCTGGGAGCCATGCTGGAACTGGGCGAGGACTCAATCCGCGAGCACACCGCCGTGGGCACCCAGGTGGTGCGCCTCAACATCTCCCGGCTGCTGGTGGTGGGCCGGGACGCGCGCGCTCTCTACGTCTCCGCGGTACAGGAAGGGTCCTGGGGCGACGAATGCCTCTTTGCCGAAACCGTGGATGAGGCCCATGAAATCCTCGATTCCGAGCTCCAGCCGGGCGACCTCGTGCTGTTCAAGTCCTCCAACAGCGTGGGACTGCGCCATTTGGGCGATCGGATAGCATTACCCCCAACCCCGACCCCTGCCGACGAAAGGAGCACTCTGCTGTGA
- the rsmH gene encoding 16S rRNA (cytosine(1402)-N(4))-methyltransferase RsmH translates to MTDQPRPTSERHVPVLRDRCINLLAPGFEAARLRGETPIAVDATLGMGGHSEAMLQRFPDLHLIGIDRDEEALALAGERLAPFAARTDLVHAVYDEIQDVLEDLGVPEVHGILMDLGVSSLQLDERGRGFAYSFDAPLDMRMDTSRGQTAADVVNTYSEEDLVRIIRKWGEEKFAGRIANRIVAARAVKPFTTTGELVEQIRSVVPASAAKSGGHPAKRTFQALRIEVNEELDVLERAVPAAVASLALGGRIVVMSYHSLEDKIVKGVFQARSKSSAPLGFPVELEEHKPELKTLTKGTEVPTAVEIAENPRAASARLRAAERIRARRAA, encoded by the coding sequence ATGACCGATCAACCCAGGCCCACGTCCGAACGCCATGTGCCGGTCCTTCGCGACCGGTGCATCAATTTGTTGGCACCGGGATTCGAAGCAGCAAGACTGCGCGGTGAGACCCCCATTGCCGTTGATGCAACCCTGGGCATGGGCGGCCACTCCGAGGCAATGCTCCAGCGCTTCCCCGACCTCCACCTCATCGGCATTGACCGTGATGAGGAAGCACTGGCCCTGGCGGGGGAGCGGCTCGCTCCGTTCGCCGCCCGGACTGATCTGGTCCACGCCGTGTACGACGAAATCCAGGACGTCCTGGAAGACCTCGGCGTACCTGAAGTCCACGGAATCCTGATGGACCTGGGCGTCTCCTCCCTGCAGCTGGATGAGCGTGGGCGCGGTTTCGCCTACTCGTTCGATGCGCCGCTGGACATGCGCATGGATACCAGCCGGGGCCAGACCGCAGCTGACGTGGTCAACACCTACAGCGAAGAGGACCTGGTCCGGATCATCCGCAAATGGGGCGAGGAAAAGTTCGCCGGACGAATTGCCAACCGGATCGTCGCGGCACGTGCCGTCAAGCCCTTCACCACCACCGGCGAACTGGTGGAGCAGATCCGCTCCGTGGTTCCCGCCTCCGCGGCGAAGTCCGGTGGACATCCTGCCAAACGGACCTTCCAGGCCCTGAGGATCGAGGTCAACGAGGAACTCGACGTCCTGGAACGTGCCGTGCCCGCTGCCGTGGCTTCCCTGGCCCTCGGCGGCCGCATTGTGGTCATGTCCTACCACTCGCTGGAAGACAAGATCGTCAAAGGCGTTTTCCAGGCCCGCTCCAAGTCTTCTGCTCCGCTTGGCTTCCCCGTTGAGCTGGAAGAACACAAACCCGAACTCAAGACCCTGACCAAAGGCACCGAGGTGCCCACCGCCGTCGAAATCGCCGAAAATCCGCGCGCTGCCTCCGCCAGGCTTCGCGCGGCAGAACGTATCAGAGCCAGGAGAGCTGCATGA
- the ftsW gene encoding putative lipid II flippase FtsW — MVSTPTRPKGGKPQGVKTQGGKPRPGSTATRRPASAGLKLRTIYRRFWSALEGTGTSRNGSTYYLILGATLALTAIGIMMVLSASSVESIAAGKSPYGDALKQGVFAAIGIFTMFVLSRINVVWLKRLAWPAVGAAVLLLGLVQVVGDEVNGNKNWIDLGGITFQPSEAAKLALALWLATVLARKGKLLSRWQHVLVPAVPMAAIVIVLILVGNDLGTAMIIMMIVAAALFFAGVPLYLFGIAGIIAAAGTAVMAVTSSNRMCRITSWWTGQSCADGIDANYQATNGMYGLASGGWLGVGLGQSRQKYSWIPEAHNDFIFAIIGEELGLVGTVVVLILFAILGAAIYRVVVAQEDLFHRVLAGTIMVWLLGQATVNMSVVTGLMPVIGVPLPFISYGGSALLMSLCAVGVVLSLAREQMAPAMRPKRMLKFKARPGRDKNKPKNSRKRA; from the coding sequence ATGGTCAGCACGCCCACCCGGCCCAAGGGTGGCAAGCCCCAGGGGGTCAAAACCCAGGGTGGCAAGCCCCGCCCCGGCTCCACGGCCACCCGGCGGCCTGCTTCGGCGGGCCTGAAGCTGCGGACCATCTACCGCCGGTTCTGGTCCGCGCTGGAGGGAACAGGCACCTCCCGGAACGGCTCCACGTACTACCTCATCCTCGGTGCCACGCTGGCATTGACCGCCATCGGGATCATGATGGTCCTCTCCGCCTCCAGTGTTGAATCCATCGCTGCCGGAAAGTCCCCCTATGGCGACGCGCTGAAGCAGGGAGTCTTCGCCGCAATCGGCATCTTCACCATGTTCGTGCTCTCGCGGATCAACGTGGTGTGGCTGAAGCGGCTCGCATGGCCCGCCGTCGGTGCCGCCGTGCTGCTCCTGGGCCTGGTGCAGGTGGTTGGCGACGAAGTCAACGGCAACAAGAACTGGATCGACCTCGGCGGCATCACCTTCCAGCCTTCCGAAGCCGCCAAGCTGGCCCTCGCCCTGTGGCTGGCCACGGTGCTGGCCCGGAAGGGCAAACTGCTCAGCCGGTGGCAGCACGTGCTGGTCCCCGCAGTGCCCATGGCAGCCATCGTCATAGTCCTGATCCTGGTGGGCAACGACCTCGGCACGGCGATGATCATTATGATGATCGTCGCAGCGGCGCTGTTCTTCGCGGGTGTTCCGCTCTACCTCTTCGGCATCGCCGGCATCATCGCCGCTGCCGGCACCGCTGTCATGGCCGTCACCAGCTCCAACCGCATGTGCCGCATCACCTCGTGGTGGACCGGCCAGTCCTGCGCAGACGGCATCGACGCCAACTACCAGGCCACCAACGGCATGTACGGCCTTGCCTCCGGCGGCTGGCTGGGCGTGGGCCTGGGGCAGAGCCGGCAAAAGTACAGCTGGATCCCCGAAGCCCACAACGACTTCATCTTCGCCATCATTGGCGAGGAACTCGGCCTGGTGGGAACCGTCGTCGTGCTGATCCTGTTCGCCATCCTTGGCGCTGCCATCTACCGCGTGGTGGTGGCACAGGAGGACCTGTTCCACCGGGTCCTGGCCGGCACCATCATGGTCTGGCTCCTGGGCCAGGCCACCGTGAACATGTCCGTGGTCACCGGTTTGATGCCGGTCATCGGCGTGCCGCTGCCGTTCATTTCCTACGGCGGCTCGGCCCTGCTGATGTCACTGTGCGCGGTGGGGGTGGTCCTCTCGCTGGCGCGGGAGCAGATGGCCCCGGCCATGCGGCCCAAACGGATGCTGAAGTTCAAGGCCCGGCCGGGGCGGGACAAGAACAAACCAAAGAATTCCAGAAAGCGTGCCTGA
- the murD gene encoding UDP-N-acetylmuramoyl-L-alanine--D-glutamate ligase, producing the protein MGCTAVTVSPRLANLVSWDSDWAGLRVVVTGIGVSGFAAADTLIELGARVVVVDAATSETARAHADTLKIVGAADVLLGPDAVTHIPRIDGELPELIVTSPGWRPDQALLAGAARAHIPVWGDVELAWRVRTREGRKTADWLAITGTNGKTTTVGLTESMLRAAGLKAIAVGNVGTPILDALRDPVEYDVFAVELSSFQLHWAESVSPVASVCLNVAEDHVDWHGSYDSYLADKAKVYERTRKACIYNAEQVETERMVENADVVEGCRAVGFTTVTPAVSMLGVVEGLLVDRAFIEERRNSAAELASMADLGPLAPRHMVANALAAAGLVRAYGVDAKAVRQGILDYVPGDHRIQPVARLHGVLWVNDSKATNPHAASASLSAFSNVVWIAGGLSKGVSYDDLVRDHAARLKAVVLIGTDTSPLREALRRHAPDVPVIEQGAGDTEGVQTASAPGGTPAGSPGNGEQVMSQAVASAAQLAESGDTVLMAPAAASMDQFSSYAHRGGTFIDAVRELVEGQAQTGEE; encoded by the coding sequence ATGGGTTGTACTGCTGTGACCGTTTCCCCCCGCCTGGCAAACCTTGTCTCCTGGGACTCCGACTGGGCCGGCCTGCGCGTGGTCGTGACCGGCATCGGCGTATCCGGCTTCGCCGCCGCAGACACCCTCATTGAACTCGGTGCACGCGTGGTGGTGGTGGATGCCGCCACCAGCGAAACAGCCCGTGCACATGCCGACACCCTGAAGATCGTGGGCGCCGCCGATGTGCTGCTGGGACCGGACGCCGTCACCCACATACCGCGCATCGACGGCGAACTTCCGGAACTCATCGTGACATCGCCCGGATGGCGCCCGGACCAGGCCCTCCTGGCTGGCGCGGCCCGGGCACACATTCCCGTCTGGGGCGACGTCGAACTGGCATGGCGGGTGCGGACCCGGGAGGGCCGGAAGACGGCCGACTGGCTGGCCATCACCGGCACCAACGGCAAGACCACAACGGTTGGGCTCACCGAATCGATGCTGCGCGCCGCCGGGCTCAAGGCGATCGCGGTCGGAAATGTCGGCACCCCCATCCTGGATGCCCTCCGCGACCCGGTGGAGTACGACGTCTTCGCTGTTGAACTCTCCAGCTTCCAGCTGCACTGGGCGGAATCCGTGTCGCCGGTGGCCAGCGTCTGCCTCAATGTGGCCGAAGACCACGTGGACTGGCATGGTTCCTACGACTCGTACCTTGCCGACAAGGCCAAGGTCTACGAGCGAACCCGGAAGGCCTGCATCTACAACGCGGAGCAGGTGGAAACCGAGCGCATGGTGGAGAACGCGGATGTGGTGGAAGGCTGCCGCGCAGTCGGCTTCACCACAGTCACCCCTGCTGTCAGCATGCTCGGAGTCGTGGAAGGGCTCCTGGTGGACCGGGCGTTCATCGAGGAGCGCAGGAACAGCGCTGCAGAACTGGCCTCGATGGCCGATCTTGGTCCGCTCGCCCCACGGCACATGGTGGCCAACGCCCTCGCAGCCGCCGGTCTGGTGCGCGCCTACGGTGTGGATGCCAAGGCGGTCCGCCAAGGCATTTTGGACTACGTCCCGGGCGACCACCGCATCCAGCCCGTGGCCCGCCTGCACGGCGTCCTCTGGGTCAACGACTCCAAGGCCACCAACCCGCATGCAGCCTCCGCTTCCCTGTCTGCATTCAGCAACGTGGTCTGGATTGCCGGCGGCCTCTCAAAGGGCGTCAGCTACGACGACCTCGTGAGGGACCACGCCGCGCGGCTCAAGGCCGTGGTACTGATCGGAACAGACACCTCCCCGCTCCGGGAGGCCCTCCGGCGACACGCGCCCGATGTCCCGGTGATCGAGCAGGGGGCAGGCGACACTGAAGGAGTGCAGACTGCTTCGGCGCCCGGTGGCACTCCTGCCGGTTCACCCGGCAACGGAGAACAGGTGATGTCCCAGGCCGTTGCGTCAGCAGCACAGCTTGCCGAATCCGGCGACACCGTGCTGATGGCTCCCGCAGCTGCTTCCATGGATCAGTTCTCTTCCTACGCTCACCGTGGCGGTACTTTCATCGACGCTGTCCGCGAGCTGGTGGAGGGGCAGGCCCAGACCGGCGAGGAGTAA